One window from the genome of Diospyros lotus cultivar Yz01 chromosome 11, ASM1463336v1, whole genome shotgun sequence encodes:
- the LOC127812478 gene encoding expansin-like B1 gives MGFAAKSYCSLLCMSVLLTTICYSQDGYVSSRATYYGSPDCLGTPSGACGYGEFGRRVNDANVAGVSRLYRNGSGCGACYQVRCKIPKLCCDDGVKVVATDYGEGDKTDFILSTRAYARLAVPNAALELFSYGVVDIEYQRIPCQYPGYNLKVKVHENSKFSVYLAVVVLYQAGIYDITAVDVWQADCQQWRCMRRAFGTVWDLSDPPSGPLTFRAQVSGSGGTKWVQMTNVVPSEWKAGVVYDTAIQLS, from the exons ATGGGTTTTGCAGCTAAGAGCTATTGCTCACTTCTTTGCATGTCGGTTCTTTTGACCACAATCTGTTACTCCCAGGATGGTTATGTGTCCTCTAGAGCAACCTATTATGGCAGTCCTGATTGCTTAGGAACTCCAA GTGGGGCTTGCGGGTATGGTGAATTTGGACGAAGAGTAAATGATGCTAACGTGGCAGGGGTTTCCAGGCTATATAGGAATGGATCTGGCTGTGGTGCATGCTATCAG GTTAGATGCAAGATACCCAAACTTTGCTGTGATGATGGAGTGAAGGTAGTGGCCACAGATTATGGCGAAGGAGATAAGACAGACTTCATCCTCAGCACTCGTGCCTATGCAAGATTGGCTGTTCCAAACGCAGCCTTGGAGTTGTTTTCTTATGGTGTCGTTGACATTGAATACCAAAGAATTCCATGCCAGTACCCAGGTTACAACCTCAAGGTCAAGGTTCACGAGAACAGCAAGTTCTCGGTGTACCTGGCTGTGGTTGTATTGTACCAAGCTGGCATATATGATATCACTGCTGTGGATGTGTGGCAG GCGGATTGCCAACAATGGAGGTGCATGAGGAGGGCCTTCGGTACAGTATGGGACCTGTCCGACCCACCATCAGGTCCACTTACATTCAGGGCCCAAGTGAGTGGCAGCGGAGGCACAAAATGGGTGCAGATGACTAATGTTGTTCCTAGTGAATGGAAGGCTGGGGTTGTGTATGACACAGCCATTCAGCTATCTTAA